A window from Bordetella petrii encodes these proteins:
- a CDS encoding formate dehydrogenase subunit alpha: MLLTKKTDAARDAAAESSFVQSLRRGMSQALPTMDRRAFLRRSGIGVGAGLAAAPLALVRQAQAADDRQALIGKTKTTTHRTVCTHCSVGCAIDAVVENGVWVRQEPVFDSPINLGSHCAKGAAVREHGHGEHRLRYPMKLVDGKYQRISWDTALNEISAHLMQLRKETGPDSVYWIGSSKHSNEQSYLMRKFVSYWGSNNCDHQARICHSTTVAGVANTWGYGAMTNSYNDMQNSKVALYIGSNAAEAHPVSMLHMLHAKETGCKMIVVDPRFTRTAAKADQHVRIRSGTDIPFLFGLLYHIFKNGWEDQAFIDARVYGMDKVKADVLAKWTPDKVHDACGVDEATMYGVAKTLHENRPGTLVWCMGQTQHSIGNAMVRASCIVQLALGNIGVSGGGANIFRGHDNVQGATDIGPNPDSLPGYYGLTEGSWKHFAKAWGVDYEWIKGRYTSPDLMSKPGITVSRWIDGVLEDPDVIDQPTNLRAVIYWGHAPNSQTRGLEMKRAMDKLDLLVVVDPYPSATAAMAAMPGKAEDLNPKRAVYLLPAATQFETSGSCTASNRSLQWRDKVIDPLWESRTDHMIMYQLADKLGFGKEFVKNYKLQKVKGMDEPVIEDVLREINACCWTIGYTGQSPERLKAHMRNMHVFDIKTLRAKGGKDAETGYDLTGDYFGLPWPCWGTPELKHPGTANLYDTSLHVMDGGGNFRANFGVERDGVNLLAEDGSHSKGAALTTGYPEFDHILLKKLGWWNELTDTEKAAAEGKNWKTDSSGGIIRVVMQNHGCYPFGNAKARALVWNFPDPIPQHREPIYGTRPDLVAKYPSHDDLKNFWRLPTLYKSLQQKNVADKLYEKFPIILTSGRLVEYEGGGDETRSNPWLAELQQECFVEINPKAAADRGISNGDRVWVSTPTGARLNVQALVTERVGPDTAFIPFHFAGRWQGADLLSSYPEGAAPIVRGEAVNTGTTYGYDSVTMMQETKTTICNIAKA, translated from the coding sequence ATGCTGCTAACCAAAAAAACCGATGCCGCGCGCGATGCCGCGGCCGAGTCGAGCTTCGTGCAAAGCCTGCGCCGCGGCATGTCGCAGGCGCTGCCCACCATGGACCGCCGCGCCTTTCTGCGCCGTTCCGGCATCGGCGTGGGGGCCGGCCTGGCGGCCGCGCCGCTGGCGCTGGTCAGGCAGGCCCAGGCCGCCGACGACCGCCAGGCGCTCATCGGCAAGACCAAGACCACCACCCACCGTACGGTCTGTACGCACTGTTCGGTGGGCTGCGCCATCGACGCCGTGGTCGAGAACGGCGTCTGGGTGCGCCAGGAACCGGTGTTCGACTCGCCCATCAACCTGGGGTCGCACTGCGCCAAGGGCGCCGCGGTGCGCGAGCACGGCCACGGCGAACATCGCCTGCGCTACCCCATGAAGCTGGTCGACGGCAAGTACCAGCGCATCAGCTGGGACACCGCCCTGAACGAGATCAGCGCCCACCTGATGCAGCTGCGCAAGGAAACCGGGCCCGATTCCGTCTACTGGATCGGCTCGTCCAAGCACAGCAACGAACAGTCTTACCTGATGCGCAAGTTTGTCAGCTACTGGGGCAGCAACAACTGCGACCACCAGGCGCGCATCTGCCATTCCACCACGGTGGCCGGCGTGGCCAACACGTGGGGCTACGGCGCCATGACCAACTCGTACAACGACATGCAGAATTCCAAGGTCGCGTTGTACATCGGGTCGAACGCCGCCGAGGCCCATCCGGTTTCGATGCTGCACATGCTGCATGCCAAGGAAACCGGCTGCAAGATGATCGTGGTCGATCCGCGCTTTACCCGCACCGCCGCCAAGGCCGACCAGCACGTCCGCATCCGTTCCGGCACCGACATCCCGTTCCTGTTCGGCCTGCTGTACCACATCTTCAAGAACGGCTGGGAAGACCAGGCCTTCATCGACGCGCGCGTCTACGGCATGGACAAGGTCAAGGCCGACGTGCTGGCCAAATGGACGCCCGACAAGGTGCACGACGCCTGCGGCGTCGACGAGGCCACCATGTACGGCGTGGCCAAGACCCTGCATGAAAACCGCCCCGGCACGCTGGTGTGGTGCATGGGCCAGACGCAGCACTCCATCGGCAACGCCATGGTGCGCGCCTCCTGTATCGTGCAGCTGGCGCTGGGCAACATCGGGGTTTCCGGCGGCGGCGCCAACATCTTCCGCGGCCACGACAACGTGCAGGGCGCCACCGACATCGGCCCCAACCCCGATTCGCTGCCGGGCTATTACGGCCTGACCGAAGGTTCGTGGAAGCACTTCGCCAAGGCGTGGGGCGTCGACTACGAATGGATCAAGGGCCGCTACACCTCGCCCGATCTCATGAGCAAGCCCGGCATCACCGTGTCGCGCTGGATCGACGGGGTGCTCGAAGACCCCGACGTCATCGACCAGCCCACCAACCTGCGGGCCGTCATCTATTGGGGCCATGCGCCCAACTCGCAGACGCGCGGGCTCGAAATGAAGCGCGCCATGGACAAGCTCGACCTGCTCGTGGTGGTCGATCCCTATCCGTCGGCCACGGCGGCCATGGCCGCCATGCCGGGCAAGGCCGAAGACCTCAACCCCAAGCGGGCGGTCTACCTGCTGCCGGCGGCCACGCAATTCGAGACCAGCGGGTCCTGTACGGCGTCCAACCGCTCGCTGCAGTGGCGCGACAAGGTCATCGACCCGCTGTGGGAAAGCCGCACCGACCACATGATCATGTACCAGCTGGCCGACAAGCTGGGCTTCGGCAAAGAGTTCGTCAAGAACTACAAGCTGCAGAAGGTCAAGGGCATGGATGAGCCCGTCATCGAAGACGTGCTGCGTGAAATCAACGCCTGCTGCTGGACCATCGGTTACACCGGGCAAAGCCCCGAGCGCCTGAAGGCCCACATGCGCAACATGCATGTGTTCGACATCAAGACCTTGCGCGCCAAGGGCGGCAAAGACGCCGAAACCGGCTACGACCTCACCGGCGACTACTTCGGCCTGCCGTGGCCCTGTTGGGGCACGCCCGAACTCAAGCACCCGGGCACGGCCAATTTGTACGACACCAGCCTGCACGTCATGGATGGCGGCGGGAACTTCCGCGCCAATTTCGGCGTCGAGCGCGATGGCGTGAACCTGCTGGCCGAAGACGGCTCGCATTCCAAGGGGGCCGCCCTTACCACCGGCTATCCCGAGTTCGACCACATACTGCTCAAGAAGCTGGGCTGGTGGAACGAGCTGACCGACACCGAAAAGGCCGCGGCCGAAGGCAAGAACTGGAAAACCGATTCCTCGGGCGGCATCATCCGGGTGGTCATGCAGAACCACGGCTGCTATCCGTTCGGCAATGCCAAGGCGCGCGCGCTGGTGTGGAACTTCCCGGATCCCATTCCCCAGCATCGCGAGCCCATCTACGGCACCCGTCCCGACCTGGTCGCCAAGTACCCCTCGCACGACGACCTGAAAAACTTCTGGCGCCTGCCCACGCTGTACAAGTCGCTGCAGCAAAAGAACGTGGCCGACAAGCTGTACGAGAAATTCCCCATCATTCTCACCTCGGGGCGGCTGGTCGAATACGAGGGCGGGGGCGACGAAACCCGCTCGAACCCCTGGCTGGCCGAACTGCAGCAAGAATGCTTCGTCGAGATCAACCCCAAGGCGGCCGCCGATCGCGGCATCAGCAACGGCGACCGGGTGTGGGTGTCCACGCCTACCGGCGCGCGCCTGAATGTGCAGGCGCTGGTCACCGAGCGGGTGGGGCCCGACACGGCATTCATTCCGTTTCACTTCGCGGGGCGCTGGCAGGGGGCCGACCTGCTGTCCAGCTACCCGGAAGGCGCGGCGCCCATCGTGCGCGGCGAGGCAGTCAATACCGGCACGACGTACGGCTACGACTCCGTCACGATGATGCAGGAAACCAAAACCACGATCTGCAACATCGCGAAAGCCTAG
- a CDS encoding formate dehydrogenase, whose protein sequence is MSKTHPRLSRRVFLAGAATAGAAAAGAAALPGAAAQPQSSAAVPPSAPERGGGYRLSEHVKRYYKTTLV, encoded by the coding sequence ATGTCCAAGACCCATCCCCGACTTTCACGCCGGGTATTCCTGGCAGGCGCGGCCACCGCGGGCGCCGCGGCGGCCGGCGCGGCCGCCTTGCCCGGGGCCGCGGCGCAGCCGCAATCCTCCGCCGCCGTGCCGCCTTCCGCGCCCGAGCGGGGCGGCGGCTATCGCCTCAGCGAACACGTCAAGCGTTACTACAAGACCACTCTCGTCTGA
- a CDS encoding TorD/DmsD family molecular chaperone, giving the protein MNATVPPAAIAPAGLDEDAARAEIYGLLAHLFYAPPPDPLLAQLRQAPAAAPGSLLEASWNALAAGARELSTAAVAAEYDALFGGVGKPEVYLFGSHYLAGFLNEKPLVRLRDDLSALGLARDPAMPETEDHIACLCEVMRLLITGPDAAVANLARQSTFFAAHIQPWAGDLCDAVAAQPAARFYARAAGFTRDFFQVEAQGFDMLA; this is encoded by the coding sequence ATGAACGCTACCGTCCCGCCCGCCGCCATCGCCCCCGCCGGCCTCGACGAAGACGCCGCGCGCGCCGAGATCTACGGCTTGCTGGCGCACTTGTTCTACGCGCCGCCGCCCGACCCATTGCTGGCGCAATTGCGCCAGGCGCCGGCCGCCGCGCCCGGCAGCCTGCTGGAAGCGTCCTGGAACGCCCTGGCCGCCGGCGCGCGCGAACTTTCCACCGCGGCGGTGGCGGCCGAGTACGACGCCCTGTTCGGCGGCGTCGGCAAGCCCGAGGTCTACCTGTTCGGCTCGCACTACCTGGCGGGCTTCCTGAACGAAAAGCCGCTGGTGCGGCTGCGCGACGACCTGTCCGCCCTGGGCCTGGCGCGCGATCCGGCCATGCCCGAAACCGAAGACCACATCGCCTGTCTGTGCGAAGTCATGCGGCTGCTGATCACCGGCCCCGACGCCGCGGTGGCCAACCTGGCGCGGCAAAGCACGTTCTTCGCCGCGCATATCCAGCCCTGGGCCGGCGACCTGTGCGATGCGGTCGCGGCCCAGCCGGCTGCGCGGTTCTACGCCCGCGCGGCCGGTTTCACGCGCGATTTCTTCCAGGTCGAGGCGCAGGGCTTCGACATGCTGGCCTAG
- a CDS encoding 4Fe-4S dicluster domain-containing protein, whose product MTTLICDCNRTMPLAPDELGRALGEPLAPHSLLCRSQAGDFQQAIRGTGPVVVACTQEQRLFGELGRATEGAVAPVRFVNIRETGGWSRDAAQAMPKLAALLAAAHLPDPDPVATVTYRSAGRLLIIGPLDRAEQAAALLDDVLQVTLFVQGEGRDGGAQARRHPVLAGRLERLRGRLGAFELAWSQDNPIDLDLCTRCNACLAACPEGAIGFDYQVDRERCTSHRDCVASCTVAGAIDFQRPPRQLTEQYDLVLDLGATPQIRRHEPPQGYFTWDGRDPGTLLKLRDMVGEFEKPRFFDYKQSLCAHSRNETIGCNACVDVCSAEAIRSDAHRQQIVVDPHLCAGCGACTTVCPSGAMAYTYPRNPDQGHKLRTLLSTYAQAGGRDAVLLLHSQQGGQRLVETLGRAAQLKLAHGVPANVIPVALWHVASLGADLWLSCVAFGAAQVAVLVTGEEAPQYLDALAAQMETAQAILNGLGYAGTHLHILRADTADALDTHLQNIAAQSPRVPARPARFAAAPEKRATLALALDHLTAQAPGPLPPAIALPAGAPGAGAPFGAVAVDTQACTLCMSCVSACPAQALQDNPQLPQLRFIEKNCVQCGLCEKTCPEDAIQLVPRLLLSERRKEAVVLNETQPFHCVRCGKAFGTQKGIDAMLQRLGGHAMFQGAALERLKMCGDCRVIDLYSSPDETRITDL is encoded by the coding sequence ATGACCACGCTGATCTGCGACTGCAACCGCACCATGCCGCTGGCCCCCGACGAACTGGGCCGCGCGCTGGGCGAGCCGCTGGCGCCGCATTCCCTGCTGTGCCGCAGCCAGGCCGGCGATTTCCAGCAGGCCATTCGCGGCACCGGGCCGGTGGTGGTGGCCTGTACGCAAGAACAGCGCCTGTTCGGCGAACTGGGCCGCGCCACCGAAGGCGCCGTGGCGCCGGTGCGCTTCGTCAATATCCGTGAAACCGGCGGCTGGAGCCGCGACGCCGCCCAGGCCATGCCCAAGCTGGCCGCCCTGCTGGCGGCGGCGCACCTGCCCGACCCCGACCCGGTCGCCACGGTTACGTACCGCAGCGCGGGCCGCCTGCTGATCATCGGCCCGCTCGACCGCGCCGAGCAGGCCGCCGCCTTGCTCGACGATGTGCTGCAGGTGACGCTGTTCGTGCAGGGCGAAGGCCGCGATGGCGGCGCCCAGGCGCGCCGCCATCCGGTGCTGGCCGGCCGGCTGGAACGCCTGCGGGGGCGGCTCGGCGCGTTCGAGCTGGCCTGGTCGCAAGACAACCCCATCGACCTCGACCTGTGCACCCGCTGCAATGCCTGCCTGGCCGCCTGTCCCGAAGGCGCCATCGGCTTCGACTACCAGGTCGACCGCGAACGATGTACCTCGCATCGCGACTGCGTGGCGTCCTGTACGGTGGCGGGCGCCATCGATTTCCAGCGCCCGCCCCGCCAGCTAACCGAACAGTACGACCTGGTGCTCGACCTGGGCGCCACCCCGCAGATCCGCCGCCACGAACCGCCGCAGGGCTATTTCACCTGGGACGGCCGCGACCCCGGCACGCTGCTCAAGCTGCGCGACATGGTGGGCGAATTCGAAAAGCCCCGGTTCTTCGACTACAAGCAGTCGCTGTGCGCGCACAGCCGCAACGAAACCATCGGCTGCAACGCCTGTGTCGATGTCTGTTCGGCCGAGGCCATCCGCAGCGACGCGCATCGCCAGCAGATCGTGGTCGATCCGCACTTGTGCGCCGGGTGCGGGGCCTGCACCACCGTGTGCCCGTCCGGGGCCATGGCCTATACGTATCCGCGCAACCCCGACCAGGGCCATAAGCTGCGCACGCTGTTGTCCACCTACGCCCAGGCCGGCGGGCGCGACGCGGTGCTGCTGCTGCACAGCCAGCAGGGCGGCCAGCGCCTGGTGGAAACACTGGGCCGCGCCGCGCAGCTCAAGCTGGCGCACGGCGTGCCGGCCAATGTGATTCCGGTGGCCCTGTGGCACGTGGCCAGCCTGGGCGCCGACCTGTGGCTGTCGTGCGTGGCCTTCGGCGCCGCGCAGGTGGCCGTGCTGGTCACCGGCGAAGAGGCGCCGCAGTACCTGGATGCGCTGGCCGCCCAGATGGAAACCGCGCAGGCCATCCTGAACGGACTGGGCTATGCCGGCACGCATCTGCACATCCTGCGCGCCGATACCGCCGACGCCCTGGACACCCACCTGCAGAACATCGCGGCGCAGTCTCCGCGTGTGCCGGCCCGGCCGGCGCGCTTCGCGGCGGCGCCCGAGAAGCGCGCCACCCTGGCCCTGGCCCTGGACCACCTGACGGCCCAGGCGCCCGGGCCGCTGCCGCCGGCCATCGCCCTGCCGGCGGGCGCGCCCGGGGCCGGCGCGCCGTTTGGCGCGGTGGCGGTCGATACCCAGGCCTGTACGCTGTGCATGAGCTGTGTCAGCGCCTGCCCGGCCCAGGCGCTGCAAGACAATCCGCAACTTCCGCAGCTGCGTTTCATCGAAAAGAATTGCGTGCAATGCGGGCTGTGCGAAAAAACCTGCCCCGAAGATGCCATCCAGCTGGTGCCGCGCCTGCTGCTGTCCGAACGCCGCAAAGAGGCCGTGGTGCTCAATGAAACCCAGCCTTTCCATTGCGTGCGCTGCGGCAAGGCCTTCGGCACCCAGAAGGGCATCGACGCCATGCTGCAGCGGCTGGGCGGCCACGCCATGTTCCAGGGGGCGGCGCTCGAACGCCTGAAAATGTGCGGCGACTGCCGTGTCATCGACCTGTATTCCTCGCCTGACGAAACCCGCATTACCGACCTATGA
- a CDS encoding DUF3306 domain-containing protein, with protein MTAPEHDDGFLRRWSRRKVRARTGQAPDDAAPPDTPAAAPADAGAAAAPGQTPDEPPPLTLDDVRALTPESDFAPFVARQVAPDVKNAALKKLFADPHYNVMDGLDTYIDDYSRMEALPAPMLRRLASAQALAMLESPDDAPDGRAAVPPQTQVPSDPPTATAQSADAPVPDPAADAEPGRESDSAAAAPGQAAARRQG; from the coding sequence ATGACAGCCCCCGAGCACGACGACGGCTTCCTGCGCCGCTGGTCGCGCCGCAAGGTGCGGGCCCGCACCGGGCAGGCGCCCGACGATGCGGCGCCGCCCGATACCCCGGCAGCCGCGCCCGCCGATGCCGGGGCCGCCGCGGCGCCTGGCCAGACGCCCGACGAACCGCCGCCTCTTACGCTCGACGACGTGCGGGCGCTGACCCCGGAATCCGATTTCGCGCCTTTCGTGGCGCGGCAGGTGGCGCCCGATGTCAAGAACGCCGCCCTGAAAAAGCTGTTTGCCGATCCGCACTACAACGTGATGGACGGGCTGGACACCTACATCGACGACTACTCGCGCATGGAAGCGCTGCCGGCGCCGATGCTGCGCCGCCTGGCCAGCGCGCAGGCGCTGGCGATGCTTGAATCCCCCGACGATGCGCCGGACGGCCGGGCCGCCGTGCCGCCGCAAACGCAAGTTCCGTCCGATCCGCCCACGGCCACGGCCCAGTCGGCGGACGCGCCTGTTCCCGATCCCGCCGCCGACGCCGAACCCGGCCGCGAATCCGATTCCGCCGCCGCGGCGCCAGGCCAGGCCGCAGCGCGCCGGCAAGGCTAG
- a CDS encoding DUF3305 domain-containing protein has translation MSESLPISLDVAVVMRKERITGPMRRWQEWRWVLDDVVTNEAAFGTAERLLYKDESQERWLHPGYTVRLFKDDAEGYVLNATTPAPCWFVLWRMHEPEDGGEPRARPAIVTLSYHDAGRWLDAQETVEQVPAPPVIIDWLNAFIAAHYVPEPKRRKRPASFQSLQDRFGNPASVSTLKKFGGEGSS, from the coding sequence ATGAGCGAATCCCTGCCCATCAGCCTGGACGTTGCCGTGGTGATGCGCAAAGAGCGCATCACCGGGCCGATGCGGCGCTGGCAGGAATGGCGCTGGGTGCTCGACGACGTCGTCACCAACGAGGCCGCGTTCGGCACGGCCGAGCGCCTGCTTTATAAAGACGAGTCGCAAGAACGCTGGCTGCATCCGGGCTACACCGTGCGGCTGTTCAAAGACGACGCCGAAGGCTACGTGCTCAATGCCACTACGCCGGCGCCGTGCTGGTTCGTGCTGTGGCGCATGCACGAACCCGAAGACGGCGGCGAGCCGCGCGCGCGGCCCGCCATCGTCACGCTCAGCTATCACGACGCCGGCCGCTGGCTCGACGCCCAGGAAACCGTCGAGCAGGTGCCGGCGCCGCCCGTGATCATCGATTGGCTGAATGCGTTCATTGCCGCGCACTACGTGCCCGAGCCCAAGCGCCGCAAGCGCCCGGCCAGCTTCCAGTCGCTGCAAGACCGCTTCGGCAATCCGGCATCGGTGTCCACCCTGAAGAAATTCGGTGGCGAAGGGTCGTCATGA